A single region of the Raphanus sativus cultivar WK10039 chromosome 1, ASM80110v3, whole genome shotgun sequence genome encodes:
- the LOC108862385 gene encoding uncharacterized protein LOC108862385 has protein sequence MSDIPSCSSGNNTNSDDSSNFECNICFDLAQDPIVTLCGHLFCWPCLYKWLHLHSTSSECPVCKAVIQEDRLVPLYGRGKSSTDPRSKSIPGIQVPNRPSGQRPETAQPPEPNHGFGHHGFGGFMGGFAAPVAGARFGNFTALPAAFGGLIPSLFNLHFHGFPDAAMYGAAAAASGGFPHGFSNPFHGGHSHMHSYQRYTGRQGQQDYHLKALLCFVFIVVVFSLILS, from the coding sequence ATGTCTGATATACCTTCTTGTTCTAGCGGCAACAATACAAACAGCGATGATTCGAGTAACTTCGAATGTAACATCTGCTTTGACTTGGCTCAAGATCCTATTGTGACTCTCTGTGGTCACTTGTTCTGTTGGCCTTGCTTGTACAAATGGCTCCATCTCCACTCAACCTCAAGTGAATGTCCCGTTTGCAAAGCCGTGATCCAAGAAGACAGGTTGGTTCCTCTGTACGGTAGAGGCAAATCATCTACCGACCCTAGGTCCAAGTCCATTCCTGGAATCCAAGTGCCGAACCGTCCATCGGGACAGAGACCCGAAACAGCGCAACCTCCCGAGCCAAACCATGGGTTTGGTCATCACGGTTTTGGTGGGTTCATGGGAGGTTTTGCAGCTCCCGTGGCGGGTGCTCGGTTCGGTAACTTTACCGCGTTGCCTGCAGCGTTTGGAGGTTTGATACCTTCGTTGTTCAACCTCCATTTCCATGGGTTCCCTGATGCAGCCATGTAtggagctgctgctgctgcttctggTGGTTTCCCTCACGGGTTCTCAAACCCTTTCCATGGAGGACACTCGCATATGCATAGTTATCAACGGTACACGGGGAGACAAGGACAACAAGACTACCACTTGAAGGCATTGCTATGCTTTGTTTTTATCGTCGTTGTGTTTTCCCTCATCTTAAGCTAG
- the LOC108853073 gene encoding pathogenesis-related protein 5: protein MANFSSSHLLFISFIIASGTLSVVSGTVFTIVNSCSFNVWPGILTGNGAQLNDGGFLLTPGASVDVTAPAGWSGRIWGRTGCNFDGSGAGRCLTGDCGNKLKCAGAGGVPPVTLAEFTIGNGGGQDFYDVSLVDGYNVQMGITTRDGSGDCQNVGCVSDLNGSCPNDLRVMDGGNVVACKSACAAFNKPEYCCTGAFDKPETCPPTDFSRIFKAACPKAYSYAYDDASSTFTCTNANYSVVFCPRS, encoded by the exons ATGGCTAACTTCTCTAGTTCACACcttctcttcatctccttcatCATAGCTTCAG GGACACTATCCGTTGTCTCCGGAACCGTCTTTACCATCGTGAACAGCTGCAGTTTCAACGTCTGGCCAGGCATCCTCACTGGAAACGGCGCACAACTCAACGACGGCGGCTTTCTCTTAACCCCTGGAGCTTCCGTCGATGTAACCGCACCCGCGGGATGGTCCGGCCGAATATGGGGCAGAACGGGCTGCAACTTCGATGGCTCAGGCGCTGGGAGATGTCTCACCGGCGACTGCGGCAACAAACTAAAATGCGCGGGCGCAGGAGGAGTTCCACCGGTCACACTCGCCGAGTTCACAATCGGCAATGGCGGCGGACAGGACTTCTACGACGTAAGCCTCGTCGACGGCTACAACGTCCAGATGGGAATCACGACGCGAGACGGCTCAGGCGACTGCCAAAACGTTGGATGCGTTTCGGACCTGAACGGGAGCTGTCCGAACGATCTACGTGTTATGGACGGGGGGAACGTTGTGGCGTGTAAGAGCGCTTGCGCCGCGTTTAACAAACCAGAGTATTGTTGCACCGGTGCGTTCGATAAACCGGAGACTTGTCCGCCCACGGATTTCTCGAGGATTTTCAAAGCGGCTTGCCCTAAAGCGTATAGCTACGCATACGACGACGCTTCCAGCACTTTTACTTGCACCAATGCTAATTACTCCGTCGTTTTCTGTCCAAGATCATAG
- the LOC108831752 gene encoding uncharacterized protein LOC108831752 isoform X2 produces the protein MLETVDSSGLVNGGFRQVQSFCGDSGSEEELTVLPRHTKVVVTGNNRTKSVLVGLQGVVKKAVGLGGWHWLVLTNGIEVKLQRNALSVLEAPTGNEDDDDLDFENTLRNGSDMIVSFPASEDTLKPHKSKLRRQRSSRSSHKTLSRSLSSDSQSKSSAFTPPQNMMVDLSKLEMPALLKYWQHFNLVDAIPNPSKEQLIDIVQKHFMSQQMDELQVIMGFVQAAKRVKRACKLQSKEEARNTDLNCIS, from the exons atgctGGAGACTGTGGATAGCTCAGGACTCGTTAATGGCGGATTTCGCCAAGTACAGAGCTTCTGCGGAGACAGCGGCAGCGAAGAGGAGTTAACGGTGCTGCCACGTCATACGAAAGTGGTGGTTACCGGAAACAACCGGACGAAATCGGTGCTTGTTGGTCTTCAAGGTGTTGTCAAGAAAGCTGTCGGTCTCGGTGGTTGGCATTGGCTG GTGTTGACAAATGGAATAGAAGTAAAGTTGCAGAGGAATGCACTCAGTGTCCTTGAAGCTCCTACTGGAAACGAAGATGACGATGATCTTGATTTCGAAAACACACTAAGGAATGGTTCTGATATGA TTGTTTCTTTTCCAGCATCTGAGGACACACTGAAGCCTCATAAGTCGAAGCTAAGAAGGCAGAGATCATCTCGGTCATCTCACAAGACCCTGAGCAGGTCTTTATCATCTGACTCCCAATCTAAAAGCTCTGCTTTTACTCCCCCTCAGAACATGATG GTTGATCTTAGCAAACTGGAGATGCCTGCTTTACTGAAATATTGGCAACATTTCAACCTT GTGGATGCAATTCCAAATCCATCAAAGGAGCAACTAATTGACATTGTTCAGAAACACTTTATGTCTCAG CAAATGGATGAGCTTCAAGTTATTATGGGGTTTGTCCAAGCTGCAAAGAGAGTGAAGAGAGCGTGCAAGTTGCAATCAAAAGAAGAGGCCAGAAACACTGATCTTAACTGCATCAGCTAA
- the LOC108831752 gene encoding uncharacterized protein LOC108831752 isoform X1 translates to MLETVDSSGLVNGGFRQVQSFCGDSGSEEELTVLPRHTKVVVTGNNRTKSVLVGLQGVVKKAVGLGGWHWLVLTNGIEVKLQRNALSVLEAPTGNEDDDDLDFENTLRNGSDMIVSFPASEDTLKPHKSKLRRQRSSRSSHKTLSRSLSSDSQSKSSAFTPPQNMMKVDLSKLEMPALLKYWQHFNLVDAIPNPSKEQLIDIVQKHFMSQQMDELQVIMGFVQAAKRVKRACKLQSKEEARNTDLNCIS, encoded by the exons atgctGGAGACTGTGGATAGCTCAGGACTCGTTAATGGCGGATTTCGCCAAGTACAGAGCTTCTGCGGAGACAGCGGCAGCGAAGAGGAGTTAACGGTGCTGCCACGTCATACGAAAGTGGTGGTTACCGGAAACAACCGGACGAAATCGGTGCTTGTTGGTCTTCAAGGTGTTGTCAAGAAAGCTGTCGGTCTCGGTGGTTGGCATTGGCTG GTGTTGACAAATGGAATAGAAGTAAAGTTGCAGAGGAATGCACTCAGTGTCCTTGAAGCTCCTACTGGAAACGAAGATGACGATGATCTTGATTTCGAAAACACACTAAGGAATGGTTCTGATATGA TTGTTTCTTTTCCAGCATCTGAGGACACACTGAAGCCTCATAAGTCGAAGCTAAGAAGGCAGAGATCATCTCGGTCATCTCACAAGACCCTGAGCAGGTCTTTATCATCTGACTCCCAATCTAAAAGCTCTGCTTTTACTCCCCCTCAGAACATGATG AAGGTTGATCTTAGCAAACTGGAGATGCCTGCTTTACTGAAATATTGGCAACATTTCAACCTT GTGGATGCAATTCCAAATCCATCAAAGGAGCAACTAATTGACATTGTTCAGAAACACTTTATGTCTCAG CAAATGGATGAGCTTCAAGTTATTATGGGGTTTGTCCAAGCTGCAAAGAGAGTGAAGAGAGCGTGCAAGTTGCAATCAAAAGAAGAGGCCAGAAACACTGATCTTAACTGCATCAGCTAA
- the LOC108831752 gene encoding uncharacterized protein LOC108831752 isoform X3 — MLETVDSSGLVNGGFRQVQSFCGDSGSEEELTVLPRHTKVVVTGNNRTKSVLVGLQGVVKKAVGLGGWHWLVLTNGIEVKLQRNALSVLEAPTGNEDDDDLDFENTLRNGSDMTSEDTLKPHKSKLRRQRSSRSSHKTLSRSLSSDSQSKSSAFTPPQNMMKVDLSKLEMPALLKYWQHFNLVDAIPNPSKEQLIDIVQKHFMSQQMDELQVIMGFVQAAKRVKRACKLQSKEEARNTDLNCIS; from the exons atgctGGAGACTGTGGATAGCTCAGGACTCGTTAATGGCGGATTTCGCCAAGTACAGAGCTTCTGCGGAGACAGCGGCAGCGAAGAGGAGTTAACGGTGCTGCCACGTCATACGAAAGTGGTGGTTACCGGAAACAACCGGACGAAATCGGTGCTTGTTGGTCTTCAAGGTGTTGTCAAGAAAGCTGTCGGTCTCGGTGGTTGGCATTGGCTG GTGTTGACAAATGGAATAGAAGTAAAGTTGCAGAGGAATGCACTCAGTGTCCTTGAAGCTCCTACTGGAAACGAAGATGACGATGATCTTGATTTCGAAAACACACTAAGGAATGGTTCTGATATGA CATCTGAGGACACACTGAAGCCTCATAAGTCGAAGCTAAGAAGGCAGAGATCATCTCGGTCATCTCACAAGACCCTGAGCAGGTCTTTATCATCTGACTCCCAATCTAAAAGCTCTGCTTTTACTCCCCCTCAGAACATGATG AAGGTTGATCTTAGCAAACTGGAGATGCCTGCTTTACTGAAATATTGGCAACATTTCAACCTT GTGGATGCAATTCCAAATCCATCAAAGGAGCAACTAATTGACATTGTTCAGAAACACTTTATGTCTCAG CAAATGGATGAGCTTCAAGTTATTATGGGGTTTGTCCAAGCTGCAAAGAGAGTGAAGAGAGCGTGCAAGTTGCAATCAAAAGAAGAGGCCAGAAACACTGATCTTAACTGCATCAGCTAA
- the LOC108831752 gene encoding uncharacterized protein LOC108831752 isoform X4, which yields MLETVDSSGLVNGGFRQVQSFCGDSGSEEELTVLPRHTKVVVTGNNRTKSVLVGLQGVVKKAVGLGGWHWLVLTNGIEVKLQRNALSVLEAPTGNEDDDDLDFENTLRNGSDMTSEDTLKPHKSKLRRQRSSRSSHKTLSRSLSSDSQSKSSAFTPPQNMMVDLSKLEMPALLKYWQHFNLVDAIPNPSKEQLIDIVQKHFMSQQMDELQVIMGFVQAAKRVKRACKLQSKEEARNTDLNCIS from the exons atgctGGAGACTGTGGATAGCTCAGGACTCGTTAATGGCGGATTTCGCCAAGTACAGAGCTTCTGCGGAGACAGCGGCAGCGAAGAGGAGTTAACGGTGCTGCCACGTCATACGAAAGTGGTGGTTACCGGAAACAACCGGACGAAATCGGTGCTTGTTGGTCTTCAAGGTGTTGTCAAGAAAGCTGTCGGTCTCGGTGGTTGGCATTGGCTG GTGTTGACAAATGGAATAGAAGTAAAGTTGCAGAGGAATGCACTCAGTGTCCTTGAAGCTCCTACTGGAAACGAAGATGACGATGATCTTGATTTCGAAAACACACTAAGGAATGGTTCTGATATGA CATCTGAGGACACACTGAAGCCTCATAAGTCGAAGCTAAGAAGGCAGAGATCATCTCGGTCATCTCACAAGACCCTGAGCAGGTCTTTATCATCTGACTCCCAATCTAAAAGCTCTGCTTTTACTCCCCCTCAGAACATGATG GTTGATCTTAGCAAACTGGAGATGCCTGCTTTACTGAAATATTGGCAACATTTCAACCTT GTGGATGCAATTCCAAATCCATCAAAGGAGCAACTAATTGACATTGTTCAGAAACACTTTATGTCTCAG CAAATGGATGAGCTTCAAGTTATTATGGGGTTTGTCCAAGCTGCAAAGAGAGTGAAGAGAGCGTGCAAGTTGCAATCAAAAGAAGAGGCCAGAAACACTGATCTTAACTGCATCAGCTAA
- the LOC108826587 gene encoding methyltransferase-like protein 2 isoform X1, which yields MAKPNRLARFLDSGIYESSDDSKWLFLDPVRIINRSYTRFRVSPSAYYSRLFNNSKHLNSQQQQQQQQPSEPNTRKRKRNKKKDASFHLPSAGEQASSLRHQGARLFLSEAYESLLGETELLSLVKGLSSDDRTKSCDDDEVSFVELGGVWQASLYEITLCSNLHSDDDKEECSEERVFKVFNNLVVNETEEVEAEFSNGRYIMPRKSCFYMSDLLHIRNLVPAKHEEGFNLIVIDPPWENASAHQKSKYPTLPNRYFLSLPIKQLTHDEGALVALWVTNREKLLNFVEKELFPAWGVKYVATMYWLKVKPDGTMICDLDLVHHKPYEYLLLGYRFNELAEPKHRLDFELLDKNKVIISIPGDFSRKPPIGEILMKHVPGSQPARCLELFAREMAAGWTSWGNEPLHFQDSRYFLKD from the exons ATGGCGAAACCTAATCGTCTAGCTAGGTTCCTTGATTCCGGTATCTACGAGTCATCCGACGATTCTAAATGGCTATTCTTAGACCCAGTTCGCATAATCAACCGTTCGTACACTCGATTTAGGGTCTCACCTTCTGCTTACTACTCTCGTCTCTTCAACAACTCAAAGCACCTCAATTcacaacagcagcagcagcagcagcagcccaGCGAACCTAACACGAGAAAGCGTAAACGGAATAAGAAGAAAGACGCTAGCTTTCACCTTCCTAGTGCGGGAGAGCAAGCTTCTAGTCTTCGTCATCAGGGGGCGAGGCTGTTCTTATCCGAAGCGTATGAGTCGCTTTTAGGGGAAACCGAGTTGTTGAGTTTAGTAAAGGGTCTAAGCAGTGATGATAGGACCAAGTCTTGTGACGACGATGAAGTCTCTTTTGTTGAGCTAGGAGGAGTGTGGCAAGCTTCTTTGTACGAGATAACTCTGTGTTCCAATCTACATTCCGATGATGATAAAG AGGAATGCAGTGAAGAGAGAGTGTTTAAGGTGTTCAATAACCTAGTGGTGAACGAGACAGAAGAAGTTGAAGCTGAGTTTTCGAACGGGAGATATATAATGCCTAGGAAGAGTTGCTTCTACATG TCTGATTTACTGCACATCCGAAACCTTGTTCCTG CTAAACATGAGGAAGGCTTCAATCTTATAGTTATTGATCCGCCCTGGGAAAATGCAAGCGCTCATCAGAAGTCAAA GTATCCGACTTTACCAAACAGATACTTCTTGTCCCTCCCAATCAAACAGCTCACTCATGATGAAGGAGCTCTTGTGGCTTTATGGGTAACCAATAGAGAGAAATTACTTAACTTTGTTGAGAAAGAGCTATTCCCTGCGTGGGGAGTTAAGTACGTAGCTACAATGTATTGGTTAAAG GTGAAACCAGACGGTACAATGATTTGCGATCTGGACCTTGTCCATCATAAACCTTACGAATATCTGCTACTAGGCTACCGCTTTAACGAA CTTGCAGAACCAAAACATAGGTTAGATTTTGAACTCTTGGATAAGAACAAAGTTATCATAAGCATCCCTGGAGATTTTTCGAGGAAACCCCCAATTGGAG AGATACTAATGAAACATGTTCCCGGGTCACAACCAGCTCGGTGCCTTGAGCTATTTGCTAGAGAAATGGCAGCTGGATGGACCTCTTGGGGAAACGAACCGCTTCACTTCCAGGACTCGAGATATTTCTTGAAAGACTAA
- the LOC108826587 gene encoding methyltransferase-like protein 2 isoform X2: MAKPNRLARFLDSGIYESSDDSKWLFLDPVRIINRSYTRFRVSPSAYYSRLFNNSKHLNSQQQQQQQQPSEPNTRKRKRNKKKDASFHLPSAGEQASSLRHQGARLFLSEAYESLLGETELLSLVKGLSSDDRTKSCDDDEVSFVELGGVWQASLYEITLCSNLHSDDDKEECSEERVFKVFNNLVVNETEEVEAEFSNGRYIMPRKSCFYMSDLLHIRNLVPAKHEEGFNLIVIDPPWENASAHQKSKYPTLPNRYFLSLPIKQLTHDEGALVALWVTNREKLLNFVEKELFPAWGVKYVATMYWLKVKPDGTMICDLDLVHHKPYEYLLLGYRFNEVKPKHRLDFELLDKNKVIISIPGDFSRKPPIGEILMKHVPGSQPARCLELFAREMAAGWTSWGNEPLHFQDSRYFLKD, translated from the exons ATGGCGAAACCTAATCGTCTAGCTAGGTTCCTTGATTCCGGTATCTACGAGTCATCCGACGATTCTAAATGGCTATTCTTAGACCCAGTTCGCATAATCAACCGTTCGTACACTCGATTTAGGGTCTCACCTTCTGCTTACTACTCTCGTCTCTTCAACAACTCAAAGCACCTCAATTcacaacagcagcagcagcagcagcagcccaGCGAACCTAACACGAGAAAGCGTAAACGGAATAAGAAGAAAGACGCTAGCTTTCACCTTCCTAGTGCGGGAGAGCAAGCTTCTAGTCTTCGTCATCAGGGGGCGAGGCTGTTCTTATCCGAAGCGTATGAGTCGCTTTTAGGGGAAACCGAGTTGTTGAGTTTAGTAAAGGGTCTAAGCAGTGATGATAGGACCAAGTCTTGTGACGACGATGAAGTCTCTTTTGTTGAGCTAGGAGGAGTGTGGCAAGCTTCTTTGTACGAGATAACTCTGTGTTCCAATCTACATTCCGATGATGATAAAG AGGAATGCAGTGAAGAGAGAGTGTTTAAGGTGTTCAATAACCTAGTGGTGAACGAGACAGAAGAAGTTGAAGCTGAGTTTTCGAACGGGAGATATATAATGCCTAGGAAGAGTTGCTTCTACATG TCTGATTTACTGCACATCCGAAACCTTGTTCCTG CTAAACATGAGGAAGGCTTCAATCTTATAGTTATTGATCCGCCCTGGGAAAATGCAAGCGCTCATCAGAAGTCAAA GTATCCGACTTTACCAAACAGATACTTCTTGTCCCTCCCAATCAAACAGCTCACTCATGATGAAGGAGCTCTTGTGGCTTTATGGGTAACCAATAGAGAGAAATTACTTAACTTTGTTGAGAAAGAGCTATTCCCTGCGTGGGGAGTTAAGTACGTAGCTACAATGTATTGGTTAAAG GTGAAACCAGACGGTACAATGATTTGCGATCTGGACCTTGTCCATCATAAACCTTACGAATATCTGCTACTAGGCTACCGCTTTAACGAAGTAA AACCAAAACATAGGTTAGATTTTGAACTCTTGGATAAGAACAAAGTTATCATAAGCATCCCTGGAGATTTTTCGAGGAAACCCCCAATTGGAG AGATACTAATGAAACATGTTCCCGGGTCACAACCAGCTCGGTGCCTTGAGCTATTTGCTAGAGAAATGGCAGCTGGATGGACCTCTTGGGGAAACGAACCGCTTCACTTCCAGGACTCGAGATATTTCTTGAAAGACTAA
- the LOC108806818 gene encoding protein BRASSINAZOLE-RESISTANT 2: MTSDGATSTSAAAAAALATRRKPSWRERENNRRRERRRRAVAAKIYNGLRAQGNYNLPKHCDNNEVLKALCSEAGWVVEEDGTTYRKGHKPLPGDIAGSSSRATPYSSSYNQSPFESPILSYQVSPSSSSFPSPSRGGGGDTHNNISTIFPFLRNGGIPSSLPPLRISNSAPVTPPVSSPTSKHPKPLPTWESFTKQSMAIAAKQSMSSFNYPFYAVSAPASPTHHRQFNAPATIPECDESDASTVDSGHWISFQKFSQQPFHGVLSAAVPASPTFNLAKPPVPQRLSSNAGAIQEIGQSSEFKFENRQVTPWEGEKIHDVAMEDLELTLGNAKGR; this comes from the exons atgacgtCTGACGGTGCGACGTCGACGTCAGCAGCTGCAGCAGCAGCGTTGGCGACGAGGAGGAAGCCATCgtggagagagagggagaacaACCGGAGGagggagaggaggagaagagcCGTAGCTGCGAAGATCTATAACGGTCTTAGAGCTCAAGGTAACTACAATCTCCCCAAGCACTGCGACAACAACGAAGTTCTCAAGGCTCTTTGTTCCGAAGCTGGTTGGGTTGTCGAAGAAGACGGAACCACTTATCGCAAG GGACATAAGCCTCTTCCTGGTGATATAGCTGGATCATCCTCGCGAGCCACTCCTTACTCCTCTTCTTATAACCAAAGCCCATTCGAGAGTCCAATCCTTTCATACCAAGTCAGTCCATCGTCTTCTTCATTCCCTAGCCCTTCTCGCGGTGGCGGCGGCGACACGCACAACAACATCTCCACCATCTTCCCTTTCCTCAGGAACGGTGGGATACCTTCATCGCTTCCTCCGCTCAGGATCTCAAACAGTGCTCCGGTGACTCCACCAGTCTCGTCCCCAACTTCTAAGCACCCCAAGCCGTTACCTACTTGGGAGTCTTTTACCAAACAGTCCATGGCCATTGCTGCTAAACAGTCAATGTCGTCTTTCAACTACCCGTTCTACGCGGTGTCTGCACCGGCGAGTCCCACTCATCATCGCCAGTTCAATGCTCCCGCTACTATACCCGAGTGCGATGAGTCTGACGCTTCCACCGTTGATTCTGGTCATTGGATAAGCTTTCAGAAGTTCTCACAGCAGCCTTTCCACGGCGTACTCTCTGCAGCAGTGCCGGCTTCTCCTACTTTCAATCTAGCGAAACCACCCGTGCCTCAGCGGTTATCTTCAAACGCTGGAGCGATCCAAGAGATTGGTCAAAGCTCGGAGTTTAAATTTGAGAACAGGCAAGTTACGCCGTGGGAAGGAGAGAAGATCCATGATGTGGCTATGGAGGATCTTGAGCTCACACTTGGAAACGCTAAAGGTCGTTAG
- the LOC108806810 gene encoding arabinosyltransferase RRA3 produces the protein MAGRRDRTQQLRGSRIAIAILIGIIIGCVCAVLFPNGFFNSSSSLTVNERLQTGSSSCESPARIKMLKSDFASLSEKNADLKKQVRELTEKLRSAEQGSDSARKQVLSLGPKIKPGPFGTVKSLRTNPTILPDESVNPRLAKILEDTAVDKEVIVALANSNVKAMLEVQIASVKRLGITNYLVVALDDYIENFCKSNDVAYYKRDPDKDVDTVGKTGGNHAVSGLKFRVLREFLQLGYGVLLSDVDIVFLQNPFRHLYRDSDVESMSDGHSNMTAYGFNDVFDEPAMGWARYAHTMRIWVFNSGFFYLRPTVPSIELLDRVADRLSKAKLWDQAVFNEELFYPSHPDYVGLHASKRVMDMYEFMNSKVLFKTVRKDQELKKKVKPVIVHVNYHPDKLNRMQAVVEFYVNGKQDALDSFPDGSE, from the exons ATGGCTGGTCGTAGAGACAGAACCCAACAGCTCCGTGGATCTCGAATTGCGATCGCCATCCTCATCGGTATCATCATCGGCTGCGTATGCGCCGTTCTCTTCCCCAACGGCTTCTTCAACTCGAGCTCCTCTCTTACTGTAAATGAACGCCTCCAG ACTGGATCCTCTTCTTGTGAATCACCCGCACGTATCAAGATGCTGAAATCAGATTTTGCATCTCTCTCAGAGAAGAACGCAGATCTGAAGAAGCAGGTCCGGGAGCTAACGGAGAAGTTGCGTTCAGCTGAGCAAGGATCAGACAGCGCGAGAAAACAGGTTCTATCTTTAGGACCAAAGATCAAGCCTGGTCCTTTCGGAACCGTCAAGAGCCTTAGAACCAATCCAACCATCCTCCCCGACGAATCCGTAAACCCGAGACTAGCAAAGATTCTAGAGGACACCGCCGTCGATAAAGAGGTGATCGTGGCGCTCGCAAACTCGAACGTGAAAGCGATGCTGGAGGTTCAGATCGCCAGCGTGAAGAGACTGGGCATCACTAACTACCTGGTCGTCGCGTTGGACGATTACATTGAGAATTTCTGTAAATCGAACGACGTCGCTTATTACAAGAGGGATCCGGACAAGGACGTGGACACGGTCGGGAAGACCGGAGGGAACCACGCGGTCTCCGGACTGAAGTTCCGTGTGTTGAGAGAGTTCTTGCAGCTCGGTTACGGCGTTCTCCTCTCGGACGTGGACATTGTCTTCTTGCAGAACCCGTTTAGGCATCTGTACCGAGACTCCGACGTGGAGTCGATGAGCGATGGGCATAGCAACATGACGGCTTATGGATTCAACGATGTGTTTGACGAACCGGCCATGGGATGGGCTCGGTACGCTCACACAATGAGGATATGGGTTTTCAACTCTGGTTTTTTCTATCTAAGACCAACGGTTCCTTCGATAGAGCTGCTTGATCGTGTGGCGGATAGGCTCTCCAAGGCTAAGCTGTGGGACCAAGCGGTTTTCAACGAGGAGTTGTTTTATCCCTCGCATCCTGACTACGTTGGGCTGCATGCTTCGAAGAGGGTGATGGATATGTATGAGTTTATGAACAGTAAGGTGCTTTTCAAGACTGTTAGGAAGGATCAGGagctgaagaagaaggtgaAACCGGTGATTGTTCATGTGAATTACCATCCGGATAAGCTTAATAGAATGCAAGCTGTGGTTGAGTTCTATGTAAACGGTAAGCAAGACGCTCTTGATAGCTTCCCAGATGGTTCTGAATGA